In Prunus dulcis chromosome 1, ALMONDv2, whole genome shotgun sequence, the following are encoded in one genomic region:
- the LOC117616341 gene encoding peptide methionine sulfoxide reductase A5-like translates to MAFLRSSVSLSRLLATLMLLIILAAERRVCIRIPERIIETAGDVPNNQSLKTAVFALGSFWRSEAVFGCLNGVVQTTVGYAGGSKINPEYRSLGDHAESVQVIYDHRLISFRQLLEIFWSSHDYRQVFGQGPDVGNQYRSIIFTNGTEESRLAAVSKEREQTKSKSSSVTTQILPLGTFYSAEPEHQKFELKRRPFLLQLIGNLPEEELERSRLAAKLNGYAAELCPPKIQRQIDAKINEIIKKGWPILRDL, encoded by the exons ATGGCTTTTCTTCGCAGCAGCGTTTCCCTTAGCCGTCTACTAGCAACGCTGATGCTCCTGATTATTCTAGCAGCCGAGAGGCGGGTCTGCATCAGGATCCCAGAACGGATCATTGAAACAGCAGGAGACGTACCCAACAACCAGTCCTTGAAAACAGCAGTTTTCGCTCTGGGAAGCTTTTGGAGATCTGAAGCTGTCTTTGGGTGCTTGAATGGGGTTGTACAGACCACTGTCGGTTACGCTGGCGGATCCAAAATCAACCCTGAGTACAGAAGCTTGGGTGATCATGCTGAGTCTGTCCAG GTTATCTACGATCACAGGCTGATTAGCTTTAGGCAACTTTTGGAGATTTTCTGGTCAAGTCATGACTATCGGCAAGTATTTGGGCAAGGTCCTGATGTAGGTAACCAATACAG ATCTATCATTTTCACGAACGGAACTGAAGAGTCCAGATTGGCTGCTGtgagcaaagagagagaacaaaCTAAGTCAAAGAGTAGCAGTGTAACTACTCAAATCCTACCACTTGGAACATTTTATTCTGCTGAGCCTGAACATCAG AAGTTTGAGCTGAAGCGTAGGCCATTTCTTCTCCAATTAATTGGAAACTTGCCTGAAGAGGAACTTGAGAGGTCAAGATTGGCTGCAAAACTGAATGGCTATGCTGCAGAGCTTTGTCCTCCAAAAATTCAGAGGCAGATTGATGCAAAGATCaatgaaattattaaaaaaggATGGCCTATTTTGAGAGACTTGTAG
- the LOC117615727 gene encoding uncharacterized protein LOC117615727, producing MDFGQVLADFLANHPEEEIENMDSMDIANAVLLNRAHTYLNNPIYSIHLTPWKLYFDGSKTNLASRAGIVLEDLMGIKHCYSFQLDFQCTNNIAKYEALIIGLEMLIELGVQYVEILGDSMLVLKQIAGEYKCLNPSLAIYLVVARNLLVEFREVTWEHIPREENFAMNEMAHIATRV from the coding sequence ATGGACTTTGGTCAAGTTCTAGCAGATTTCTTGGCAAATCAtccagaagaagaaattgagaaCATGGATTCCATGGATATAGCCAATGCAGTTCTACTGAATAGAGCTCACACCTATCTCAATAATCCCATATACTCAATCCATCTTACTCCATGGAAACTGTATTTTGATGGATCTAAAACTAACCTAGCCTCTAGGGCAGGAATTGTTTTAGAAGATCTAATGGGAATCAAACACTGCTATTCATTTCAGTTAGATTTTCAATGCACCAACAACATAGCAAAGTACGAAGCCTTGATCATTGGCCTCGAAATGTTGATAGAACTAGGAGTCCAATATGTGGAAATCCTGGGAGATTCCATGCTTGTTCTTAAGCAGATTGCAGGAGAATACAAGTGCTTAAATCCTTCTCTAGCTATTTATTTGGTGGTAGCAAGGAATCTCTTGGTAGAATTCAGGGAAGTCACTTGGGAACATATTCCGAGGGAAGAAAATTTTGCAATGAACGAAATGGCTCATATAGCAACGAGAGTGTAG